From the genome of Fundulus heteroclitus isolate FHET01 chromosome 7, MU-UCD_Fhet_4.1, whole genome shotgun sequence, one region includes:
- the LOC110367119 gene encoding alpha-protein kinase 1, whose protein sequence is MASKVRGATWDDAETEAVITVWAEDAIQAMLESAKHNNNNNHEEQRENLNSTQDEMDDELSMNGSIASFISEEPGGSRVAEFPVDETPAAEAHKVNVKTRRKSKLVEALDSTIEAFINAQRHSDDRWLAAFKEQQESVQRHQQQQHEQHLNLIREVERNRLQAEERVRKQQQEHEMRLMQMMVQLMPQQPAQLQPLNPASPSISNFGPYQ, encoded by the exons ATGGCTTCAAAAGTGCGTGGTGCGACCTGGGATGACGCCGAGACTGAGGCTGTTATTACAGTTTGGGCGGAGGACGCTATCCAGGCGATGTTGGAGAGCGCtaagcataataataataataaccacgAGGAGCAGCGTGAGAACCTGAACAGCACACAGGATG AGATGGATGATGAACTATCTATGAATGGGTCAATAGCtagttttatttctgaagaGCCAGGAGGAAGTCGCGTTGCTGAATTTCCTGTTGATGAGACTCCTGCTGCTGAGGCTCATAAAGTAAATGTTAAAACCAGGAGGAAGAGCAAATTAGTAGAAGCCCTAGATAGTACAATAGAGGCATTCATAAATGCTCAAAGACATTCTGATGACCGCTGGTTGGCAGCATTTAAAGAACAGCAGGAGTCGGTCCAACGCCACCAACAACAGCAGCATGAACAGCACCTAAACCTGATACGAGAAGTAGAAAGAAACCGACTTCAA gctGAAGAGAGAGTGAGAAAACAGCAACAGGAACATGAGATGCGACTGATGCAGATGATGGTCCAGCTGATGCCGCAGCAACCAGCACAACTACAGCCCCTGAACCCTGCATCACCTTCTATTTCTAACTTTGGACCATATCAGTAA